The Fusarium musae strain F31 chromosome 10, whole genome shotgun sequence genome window below encodes:
- a CDS encoding hypothetical protein (EggNog:ENOG41): protein MASSNYFKYKGNVFCFIPCEDDESSIRQEWAPDFQTSTSSEKVHQMISEWYEACSGSHELCPRLKSSPKFAPSRLIDIGSGDIWKLCLYPQDITDPPEYMTLSYRWAKTPSIRLISSNFEAFRKGARIQQLPKTFREAITVARRFSIRYLWIDSLCIIQDSPEDWARESLQMHLVYANSACTISATASEGPDEGLFRLRTAQETLLGHIKIPFSDGKPRRFDAWDQHHMQRLTQGPLTDRGWVFQERILSPRVLHFTTTQAVWECCEMNNSEMFPRWSPRPTDVLYTPDLKAIDAFFDEGNHRTILAKEEDKKMTVDVYQQWMNLVKTYSKCSLTSPDDRLMAMAGIAEMFKKNSGDEYLAGLWRSRIVEGLIWVVLEPEPRPQNPERVPSWSWAAVDSCVLPQRTNLPRDEDLIEIIDVRTHLTQSSSRSQQVKGSIQLRGCVGVGTVRASAAFEKAQYTVLVLLEMSSMIYAYPDTLETTFQDGESFSFLPLRSTLRLWVNDPEKNPVGEPLVIIEGLILQAVCGAPSTYKRVGLFVFDSPDNVGFFGLIATLPGSGPRVARISADGSRKSTITLV from the exons ATGGCATCgagtaattattttaagtacAAAGGAAACGTGTTTTGCTTCATTCCGTGCGAGG ATGACGAGTCTTCAATCCGGCAAGAATGGGCGCCGGATTTTCAAACTAGTACCTCATCAGAAAAGGTCCACCAGATGATTTCCGAGTGGTATGAAGCATGTAGCGGCTCGCACGAATTGTGTCCACGATTGAAATCTTCGCCCAAGTTTGCCCCATCACGGCTCATCGACATCGGTTCTGGCGATATCTGGAAGCTTTGTCTTTACCCACAAGATATCACAGATCCTCCCGAGTATATGACTCTGAGTTACCGGTGGGCCAAAACCCCTTCGATTAGACTCATAAGCTCGAATTTTGAAGCCTTCCGAAAAGGCGCGCGGATACAACAACTCCCCAAGACATTCAGGGAAGCCATCACGGTTGCGCGTCGATTCTCTATCAGGTATCTCTGGATTGACTCACTGTGCATCATTCAAGATTCGCCGGAGGATTGGGCCCGAGAATCACTTCAGATGCACCTGGTCTATGCCAACTCCGCCTGCACCATCTCCGCAACCGCTTCCGAGGGACCTGATGAAGGGTTATTTCGGCTACGTACCGCGCAGGAAACCCTCTTAGGGCACATCAAAATTCCATTCTCTGATGGCAAGCCCAGAAGATTCGACGCTTGGGACCAACATCACATGCAGCGACTAACACAAGGTCCACTTACCGATCGTGGATGGGTATTTCAGGAGCGTATTCTGTCACCGAGAGTGCTCCATTTCACAACGACCCAGGCTGTATGGGAATGCTGCGAGATGAATAACAGTGAGATGTTCCCCCGGTGGTCGCCTAGGCCCACCGACGTATTGTACACGCCTGACTTGAAAGCCATTGATGCCTTCTTTGACGAAGGTAATCATCGAACAATCTTggcaaaggaagaagacaagaaaatGACCGTGGATGTCTATCAGCAGTGGATGAATCTGGTCAAGACATACTCCAAGTGCAGTCTAACTAGCCCTGATGACCGGTTGATGGCCATGGCTGGTATAGCCGAGATGTTCAAGAAGAATTCTGGCGACGAGTACCTAGCAGGTCTTTGGAGGTCAAGGATCGTTGAAGGACTCATCTGGGTTGTTTTAGAACCCGAGCCCCGACCCCAAAATCCCGAGCGTGTTCCATCATGGTCATGGGCCGCCGTTGACTCATGTGTTTTGCCGCAAAGGACAAATTTACCGCGAGATGAAGACCTGATTGAAATCATCGACGTCAGAACTCATCTAACTCAGAGTTCCTCCCGTTCGCAGCAAGTGAAGGGGTCGATTCAACTACGAGGTTGTGTTGGCGTGGGCACTGTACGTGCCAGCGCTGCATTCGAAAAGGCGCAATATACCGTATTGGTGCTTTTGGAAATGTCGTCAATGATCTACGCGTACCCAGATACTCTTGAGACAACCTTTCAGGACGGGGAATCGTTCTCGTTTCTGCCCTTGAGGTCGACCCTGCGACTCTGGGTAAATGACCCAGAGAAAAATCCAGTTGGCGAACCACTTGTGATTATTGAGGGGCTTATCCTCCAAGCAGTTTGTGGAGCTCCAAGCACTTATAAGCGCGTCGgcctctttgtctttgattcCCCGGACAATGTTGGCTTCTTCGGCCTTATTGCGACCTTGCCTGGATCCGGTCCAAGAGTTGCGCGGATAAGTGCGGACGGATCTCGAAAGTCCACTATAACGCTAGTCTAA